The DNA sequence TGGTGGTCACAGACGAAAATATGGATCAAATCGTGCCGCTCGCCAAACTGGGACGGGAACTTGGGGCCGATTATCTTGTCGTCAAGGCCTGTTCGGATACGCCAGAAAAAACACTGGGCTCCCCTGAAGGCCGGTACATGGATTTCGAGCACCTTTTCAAAGAGGCCGAGGCGTTTTCAACCGAAACCTACACAGTCTCGATCAAATGGCACAAATTGGCCAATGCTGGCTGGAAGGAATATGATGTTTGTTACGGCACCCAGTTCATTCTGGGGGTTAGTGGCAACGGCAACGTCTTCCCTTGCGGTCATTGGTTCGATGTCCGATCTGATGAATTCCTGATGGGTAATGTTATTGAGCAATCATTCAAAGAGATCGTTGAAAGCGAGCGTTACTGGCAAGTGCAAAAACACGTCCAGTCCGTCGACGTCAATCATGATTGCGAAAGCAACTGCCGCCAGCATTACATCAATCAATTCCTGTGGGATATCAGTCAGAACCCGCCCCATAAGAATTTTGTGTAGAGCCAGCACATGAAATTCCTTTTGTTCGGATCATCCGGTTGCTTTGGCACCGCTTTTGAGGCGGCGTGTGCAAGCCGCAATGTGGATTTCACCGGCCTGTCCCATCAGGATATCGATATCCTCAACCACGGTGACGTGGAGGCGCTGATAAGCAAGCAAAAGCCGGACGTCATCATTAATTCCGTTGCCATGGTTGGTATTAACCCGTGCGAGGAAGACCCGGGCAAAGCCTTCGCCTTACACGCAACGGCGGCTCTAAACATGATCAAGGAATCGGCCGCCATCAACGCCACATTTATTCAAACCAGCAGCCATGCGGTGTTTGATGGCAGCAAGGATGAACCATATACCGAAGACGACACACCCAGGGCCGGCAACGTCTACGCCGTTTCAAAATACGCCGCTGAAATGTTCGCGAGCACCTGGTGCCCAAAACATTATGTGGTGCGTTTTCCGACTATGTATGGCCCACGCCGAAACGCATCGCCCGGATTCGTTGACAAGGTACTGCAATGGATAGATGAGGGCCGTGAGTTGCAGATCGCCCACGACAAGATCGACTCACCGACCTATGTGAAGGATGCCGCCGAAGCGGTACTTGAACTTGCCCTTAACAAGCGGCCTTATGGCACCTACCACATCGCCAACGAGGGCATCGTCAGCTATTTTGATTTTATTAAGCAACTGGCGGCCTTGTTGGGGGCGTCCAACAAGGTCCATCCGGTCAAAGATGCAGACTTTCCATCGCTTGCCCCCAAGGCCCTGAAAACATCCATGCGCTCCATCAAGCTTGAACCATTAAGGTTATG is a window from the Rhodospirillaceae bacterium genome containing:
- a CDS encoding NAD(P)-dependent oxidoreductase, with product MKFLLFGSSGCFGTAFEAACASRNVDFTGLSHQDIDILNHGDVEALISKQKPDVIINSVAMVGINPCEEDPGKAFALHATAALNMIKESAAINATFIQTSSHAVFDGSKDEPYTEDDTPRAGNVYAVSKYAAEMFASTWCPKHYVVRFPTMYGPRRNASPGFVDKVLQWIDEGRELQIAHDKIDSPTYVKDAAEAVLELALNKRPYGTYHIANEGIVSYFDFIKQLAALLGASNKVHPVKDADFPSLAPKALKTSMRSIKLEPLRLWNHALEDYVENELK